A stretch of Komagataella phaffii GS115 chromosome 2, complete sequence DNA encodes these proteins:
- a CDS encoding ATP (CTP):tRNA-specific tRNA nucleotidyltransferase, with protein sequence MFRFVRSMSSQLSSIKLDDKESQICSLLKYFCNHYNTKLRKPNEPDLQLRITGGWVRDKLLGRSSHDIDIAINTLSGESFAEKLVSFIKENHKDEIESILSSSIHKINKNPDKSKHLETCTTKLYGIDIDFVNLRNEKYTEESRIPTIDYGTPQEDALRRDATLNALFYNLTTDQIEDFTEKGLIDLKQGVLRTPLEPSKTFLDDPLRCLRLIRFASVFGFSVSEDALQAMKQPKIKEALNAKISRERIGVEIDKILVSKDPIRGLKILRDTNLLDAIFNFGDLQDAVYELNPKVRERLNQVFTIYLPESASKISSLPQLIQQFPDDLKSVYSQLDLRVLYLNLLLYPFAQLRLKFSTKPTKNTRYATEMIVRDGLKYSSKDSDTVSLIVDNYQEFQHLVQRDVSTLPRSVLGMAIRKYNGQWELNLIICLLLSIFEGADSNAIEKYHSTYQHIKNQDLSQVHSLRPLVDGKTLCKELGKKPGPWMKPLMDKLLVWQLDHPTEDSASYISRAKTVLDETL encoded by the coding sequence ATGTTTCGATTTGTTCGAAGCATGTCAAGTCAACTCTCTTCCATCAAGTTAGACGACAAAGAGTCTCAGATTTGCTCTCTGCTGAAGTATTTCTGTAACCATTATAACACCAAACTGAGAAAACCCAATGAACCGGATTTGCAGCTGAGAATTACTGGTGGTTGGGTGAGAGATAAGCTGCTGGGGAGGTCTTCTCATGATATTGACATCGCCATCAATACCCTGAGTGGCGAGTCATTTGCTGAGAAGTTGGTCTCTTTTATCAAAGAGAATCACAAAGACGAAATTGAATCAATACTAAGTTCGTCTATCCACAAAATCAACAAGAATCCAGACAAATCCAAGCATTTAGAAACTTGCACAACGAAACTATACGGCATTGAcattgattttgtcaacttGCGGAATGAAAAGTACACAGAGGAGAGCCGTATACCCACCATTGATTATGGTACCCCTCAGGAGGACGCTTTACGTCGAGATGCTACACTGAACGCATTGTTCTACAATCTTACGACAGATCAGATTGAGGATTTTACTGAGAAGGGATTAATCGACTTGAAACAGGGAGTTCTGCGCACTCCATTAGAACCTTCCAAAACGTTTTTAGATGATCCCTTGCGTTGTTTACGGTTGATCAGATTTGCCTCTGTTTTTGGATTTTCTGTCTCCGAAGATGCCCTGCAGGCAATGAAACAACCCAAGATTAAAGAGGCCTTGAATGCAAAAATCAGTCGTGAAAGAATAGGCGTAGAAATCGACAAGATTCTCGTCAGTAAGGATCCCATCCGTGGATTGAAGATCTTGAGGGATaccaatcttcttgatgctatcttcaactttgggGATTTGCAAGATGCGGTCTATGAACTTAATCCAAAGGTCAGAGAGCGCTTAAATCAAGTATTTACTATATACTTACCAGAATCTGCCTCCAAAATATCAAGTTTACCCCAATTGATCCAACAGTTTCCAGACGATTTGAAATCCGTTTACTCACAGCTGGATCTTCGTGTGCTTTATTTGAACCTACTGCTTTACCCCTTTGCTCAGTTAAGACTCAAATTCTCCACAAAACCCACAAAGAATACTAGATATGCCACCGAAATGATAGTAAGAGACGGTTTAAAATACTCAAGCAAGGACTCCGATACCGTCTCCCTAATAGTTGACAACTACCAAGAGTTTCAGCATCTAGTACAGAGAGATGTGAGTACACTGCCACGATCCGTTTTGGGAATGGCCATACGGAAATACAACGGCCAATGGGAATTAAACCTGATCATCTGTCTTTTGCTCAGCATTTTTGAGGGAGCTGACAGTAACGCCATTGAAAAGTATCATTCCACATATCAACACATCAAAAATCAGGATCTGTCCCAGGTTCACTCTTTAAGACCTCTCGTGGACGGCAAAACACTTTGCAAAGAACTAGGCAAGAAACCCGGCCCATGGATGAAGCCTTTGATGGACAAGTTGCTAGTATGGCAATTAGACCATCCTACAGAAGACTCCGCTTCTTACATTTCCCGAGCCAAAACAGTTCTAGACGAGACTTTATGA